The genome window GCATGGCTGTGAGCACCAGTGTTGGTATCACCAAATAGCATACTCAATGAAGAGCGTATCCAGCTGAGAGGAGCATTCGGACCAGGACTTTGAGGTCCTGAAAAATCATAGGTCATAAGAGAAAAACCATCTACAGCATCACAAAGTTGTTGCAGATCTTGTGGTCCAAAATCatattcatcaagcttttgtgaaCGTGGGGCTGGGATTACATAGATCAACTCCAATGGATGATTATCACTTTCCACTGACGTCAGAGAATGGAGAGCCTTACCGAGCTCTTTGATAAAGTCCAATCCCTGTAGACCAAAGAAGGGCAGATCTGAAGAATGATTGTttcattaaatattaaaaaaaaccttAAATCATACTGGTGCAGAATGCATTAAAATGATGTAATTGATTgagaataccaaatgataagaaaaCATCCTTCCTATTCAGATAAGGTGCAACAGGGTAATGAGTAGGGTCCATTTAGTACGAAGATAAACAAACTAATGTAACTTACGCATGCTCATATTCATCCTCCTAACCATAGGCATAGATGCCCATCAAGAGGTATTTAGACCTATTGTAGGCTCACAAGCACCAAAACTTGAAATGTAATGATTGAAAGGAGTGTAGTGGGAGAACTCACACAACTCTTTCATCTGTACTGGAGGACCATTTTGCTTctttcttatatgctataaattaCAACTCCACATGGCAAATCTTCACAAACTTTCCGCTATGGTACCTTCAGGATGTAAGAAAAGTATCCTTTTTGTTCAATGCCCAGAACTTTATCATACTTAGccgtataataaaaaaaaacatacgaAGCCAGTGCACAAGGTTCCCGTCAATGCGGGGTCTCGGGAGAGTCAATGTATAATTAAAAAACAAACTTTTCTTAAACTGTCAGCAACCATGACTGAGAGAATATAGTCCTAGGATTTATTTTGTTCCATCTGTCAGTATAACAATACTTATAAATAAACAAAAGGTAGTATTCTGAATCATTACTCATATACTGGACTTCTTAAAGCGCTCTATTAGAATCAGGAAGTCTCAAACCCATTTTAACAAGCATGTAAATGTGCTGGATTATTGATTAAATACAGTGTTAAGTGCAACAACATTGTAGAATATTGTAATCCAGACAACCATGAATGCTGCATCCTTCTTAAAAAGGAAGGTTCTTGCACACATCTTAATTGTCCTTAGTTTAGTACTGAAGGTGGTTCTTGTAACAATTAAATAGTGCTCCTAGTAGAAAATAGAATAACAAATAACATTTAGCATGCATGCAAACATGCGATCACATTCATGCAACCAGATGGAAATATAAGATGTTAAAGTTGCATAAGTTATTATGTCCAAGCAATTATTGCATGAAGAAAACTATTAAGATACTAAATCTCACCCTCAACTGGAAATAATAAGATTCCTAACTCTAGTTTATCAGATATATTGGAAGATGATTATTAAAGAAAATCATCAAAGAtctaaattatatgtaaattagagATCTTAATTGTGTAAAAGCTTGAGAAAATAAGATGTAGAGAGAATATCCTACAAATGTAGACACATCTTACCATAACCATTGGCCAACCAGGCTAGGATCATGATAGAAAATGAAGCTTCCTAAGAAACAACCAATGGTGAGTTCATTTTTTATGGCGGAAGAGAGGAGCAAAATCTAAAACAATATTACCTATCTATGAAGATGTAAAAAGTAAGTTCGATGAAGAAACAATCAACTTATTTAAACAGTGATCTCCTTGACTGGTGCACACAGTAAGAAATAGCTACAAGAAAGCAGTATATCAAACTTAATTTATAAGTTACCAACTTTTAGTGAAACCCAATAACAAAATAAAGCTACCATAAATTCATCAGAGAAGGAACTAACCATATTACGCATGTCCGGATCATGCAAGACACCATAGGCTGCCCATCTTGACCAGGATTCCAGAACAATACCATCATATCCCATGTCCCTGTTCGCTAACAAGTAAATGTTAAACTGAAAAGAAATATTCATACAGATACTTGCATAAAAGCAGATAAACTGAAGAATCAAAATTTTTTGGATACCACTTACTTGCATTCTTTTATTATGATATCAATTGCCTTACTCCACTTCTTCTTTAGAAGTAGGTTCACAGGAAATGCTTCCAAGACAACTCTGGGTAATACCTACAAGACATCAAATACAGTCACCAGATTACCATTTTTTGACAGCCTGAATATCACAATtagaccccaaaaaaaaaaatggcCACAATAAAAtataaaggtaaaagcacaacatTATCTGCAATGCCTCTCCTATGCCTTTGTCCCTAGATCACATTCAAAGAAGTCTCTGTTTTCACAAGTTTTTTCAAACACCACAgacaaaattaaaatatgaaCTGGAGAAATGTAGTAACCTGAAATGAACACATCTTATAGACCAAATATGGCACAGcagtataaaatataaaaaacctGATCAAGACTCTTCATTTCACAACAAGGCATATCATATTGCTTCACTAAATAACCATTCTTAATTTTAATTTCAGTATCCTTTTATTCATGGATTGGGTAGCACAAGCCATCAAATGGGAGAAACCACACTGGCACAAATATCGAACTATTGGTAAGAATACTTTGGATTCTGCCGTGCAGCTAGAAATTTCCTGTGATGTCAGCATTATTGTTTAAAAGAATATAGAAAATTCACGAAACTATCACTGTCAATGGTACATGTTGGTGCTACTTCAAACAAGTAGAGTAACTGACATTAGGTAACCTTTCATGGTTTATGAGCCTTTGTGGGGTATAATATTTAAGATGTTTATCAAGATGAAATTTAGTAAGAACCTTGAAATCAGAGATACGATTGTAAAGTTGGTAGAAATGATCTACAGAAGATGCATCTAAccttaatattttgatttttaataTAACACAACTACAGAACAGTTACTTGGCCACCAGCTCTCTTCTTAGATGTCAGATAGGAACTCAGTTTATCTAATTACCAGAGAATTTCCACTAGTCCGAATCTTTGAGATCCACTCCCTGTCAGCATTATGCCGTCCTTCTAAAACTAGCCTCTTGCCTTCACTGACAGAAAGATATAATATTAAGGTAAAAAAGACTTTAACTGCGACAAAGGCCGATTATTTGTTTCACCAGATTCTACGTACCTCTTCAACTCATACCACACAGGTGATAGATGTGTTAATCTGGAACTAAACAGCTTCGCCTTTTCGTATCCCCTTGAATTCCTGCAATATGCTTGAACCATAATACGTGATGATCTAAATTCTGTGAGAAGACACACAAAAAAATACACAGTTAAACAAAAGCAAATTCAGTAATTTCCACAGCCACAAGTTCAGTGAGGATGACATGAGAATTTCAGCATAAGTTGAAAATAAGTTTAGAGAATACTGTATTTATCAAACAGTAAGGAGCACTAAAAAATTCCAAGAACTTGCCAAGAAAAAGTTTCTTGTAGCAGGATACTGCATAATCATTTCCCAGATCACATCCACACAAATGATAACTTGGGTGTGGAGCATATTCAGTTGCATTAATTGTTTAAAAGTTTGTTGCCAACAGAAATAACTTAGAAGATAGTTCTATTTCTGAAAAGAAAATCAAAGAGCTCACTcaagatgaaattaaaaaaatagctAGAGATATTACAGCCTTTTTCATATTTATAACCCTAGAACTGCTAGAGTTCAAATTTTCATAGATTCATACCTTATCCAGACAGACTTAAATTGATTAAATCTATTTACAGAAAAGCATATCTATCCAACCTAAAAGACACATTAATACAATAAAAGCTATACTTTAGAAAATCTTTATGGATTGGTATAAggaaaacaagaaaaaggaaagaacaaCAAGTCTAGTTTCTTGGAACTAGTGAGCAGACAGTTTGCTCAAGGTGGATTGGGATTACAAGATTTAAGTGGATGAAACAAAGCTTCCAATTTTAAAAACAAGGGTCATTCTATCCGGTTGGATGGGTTGGCATATGAAGCTAAGAGATTAAACATTTTGGAGTGTGAACCCTCCAAAAGATTCATGCTTGTCTCAGGAAAGATACCAAGTTTGAAACAAATCGAAGGACAAATGTTTGCCTTTGAGTTGTGCAACGACAAGCATATCTCATTCTTGTATTATCAACAGCAAAATGGAAAAAGGTTCAGATTGGTAGTCTAGATGATCAAATTAGTAGGACGTTTGATCCACCAGATCGTGCCAAGGTGGAAACTGCAATCGTACCAAGGAGTTATATACGCCAGCACCGGATTCGGGAAATGGCGTCTCGATCGGTTCTCTGAAAACCGCGAGTTCTCCTGCACCACAACAATGAGGATGAAGGAAGAGAGAAACAAGAGAAAGGGTTAGAAAAAAGAAACAGAAAGCCGCCGATTTTAGAAAAGAGAAGTGCTTACGGCAAGGATTTCTTGGAAAGCGACGTTGGGCTTTACGAGGCCCCTCTCGTATACGGAGAGGGCTAGCGACGTGGCTTCCGGCAGGCCAGTCTTGCCGCCTCGGTACATGATGAGGAGGAGCACGATCGCAGCGAGGGCGAAGAGGGCGAGCGGGAGGAGCGGCGTGGAGAATAGAGGGTGATGAGATCTGGAGGTGGCCGCGGTTGTGGCCGCTGGACGTGGGGCTGTCGGAGTCGGACCGCCAGGGTTGCGCCGGTCCCGCCTCCTGGTCGACATCTCTCCGTCGTCTACTGGGGCGGCCGATACCGGCCTTCGTCTTGCAATTTTGCTTTCTCGGGAACCAATTGCTAACAAAGGAGCGTCAAATTCCCAAATAGAAAGATTAACGTGGGTAAGCCCCTTGTGGGCCGCGCAGACCCAGTAGCGAACAGGCAATATTTGGACCCTGTAGCCGCTACCAGATTTTGACCAAGTCATAAACCAAGTCTATATCAAGAAAGATAAGCTTGCTGATTCCGTTAGGCAATGCGACCGCAAATAATTTACAGTTATTTCCATTGACTGCACATGTGGGTCAAAGTAGACAATTAGTTGTGTTCCATGCAACACCACTAATTAGTTGTGTTCCATGCAACACCACCACGTTCCCAGTTCCGTCGATGCGTCGGCATTCTTAGCAGTCTCCTCAAACTCCAGTAGACAATTCGTTAGTAACCAATGCAGGCGTCTCCAGGAGTGGATTCCGGTGGCTTCCGCATGGGTGAGAAGGTAGCAGTCCGGTTCCAGGGCCGGCGACGAGCGGCCACCTTTGGTTGAACCGCTGCTTCCTCGACCTCCGCCTCACCGAGTTGGTGTGCTGCCTCAGCAAGGCGTTGAGGGCCTTCACGTAATTGCTGCAGTCGTGGTCACGGAGGATGGTGCCTTCCGAGCCGTACGCCCTGGGGTCGCTCAGGGTCTCCAGCGGATGCGGCGAGTTGACGAATGCTCGCAGCGCGCTCTTGGTTGTGGCTCTGGATGAACTCCCGGCGATGTTCTTCCCGTCCAGCACGTAGAGAGCAGCTTCCGGTGGCAGCATAGGGTGGAAAGGCGAGGACTGGTCATCAGGTTGGAGAATGTAAGTCTTGCCTAATGGAGAATACAGCACCTTCTGCTTCACCGGTAACGAGGAAAGCACGTCATGGAAACGAGAAGATTATATGAAGAATCGTATGAACCAAATCAAAGCACTGAAACTGGTACCTGATTGTTAAGGCATGGGTGGGAACGAAACGCGCCGTTGAGGCGCTTGAGGACATGGGCAACGTGGTTGGGGTAGTCGCAGGAGAAGGCCCTGGGCACGATGTCGCGGTGCATAATCACAGAGCGCACGAACCCCTCGTCCAAACCCAGCTCCTCCAGGACCCGCTGCCCCCCGCAGAACACGGACGGCGACCCAAACGTGACGAcagggaggaggtggtggagcttGACGTCGCCTCGAGCAAGCAGCATCAGGCCGACGAGGAGGCTGAGGCTTCCCCCCAGCGAATGGCCGGAGAACCGCAGCCTGGCCCTGTCGCCGTGGCGACTAAGGTGATCTTTGATCTCGGGCAAGAATTGCTCGTATATGCCCTTTGCCGCTTCGTAGATCCCCCGGTGCACCAGCACTTCCATCCCCTGTTCGAAAAAATACCAGTATCACAGAAAACATCAGACCTCGTTTCACACTGCAGCGGTGAACGATCAGAGGAATTTGGCGAGCTTTACTTCGAATTTGGTGGGCTCAAAGAATAGATTTGCTTGCCAAGAAGCCAGCGAGTCAGATCCCTGCACATCCAGTCGCGAGCGACCGTATTAGAGATGGTGAAAATTGCGGGAGAAAATGGACTAGGGAGAATACTTGTTTGTGAGAGCGAACGCACCTGGATCACGAAGCAGCGGGTGCGCGTCCTCTCGTGGTCGCACACGAACCATTCGCACGGGGAGGAATGGAGGGAGCGGAGATCTTTGGCCGCCTCCTGCCTCGCCTCCTCCTCCGCTGCCACCACCGCCGTCATCGTCGACGCCGCCACGTAGGCGGCCACCTCGGGGTTCTTGTAGCCATAGCTGCTGGGACCCAAGGTCTCCTCCGAGTCGGCCGCGCAGTGCCCGGCTCCGCTGCCGAGGGAAAGGAGGCCCTTAGCGCGGGAGTGCACGTaggaggcggc of Musa acuminata AAA Group cultivar baxijiao chromosome BXJ2-3, Cavendish_Baxijiao_AAA, whole genome shotgun sequence contains these proteins:
- the LOC103978863 gene encoding phospholipase A1 PLIP1, chloroplastic-like; translation: MMASAAVSVSGSSPVAAAAMARDHRAEGMRRSESGTDLSGMRRSMSAPQLRCSLNVPRAAAPASLKSSRSIGVFPLGSIITNSIRSFLFDSGEGVTGGGMRLVEPAEESDEEVVAGSEEEGIGQEKRANWVARILELRRRWRDRQHKVDGVEEEDKEGGEEDGYCGVSYESEEEEEGEWDRESFESLLGRVPWSDEKLFSQLAFLCDMAYVIPEIKEEELRAWYDVGFVTSSLEKKAEAAIRAKFESDSTPLPQGPQGSDPMTTVHPNRQVRPSLAYKVAASAASYVHSRAKGLLSLGSGAGHCAADSEETLGPSSYGYKNPEVAAYVAASTMTAVVAAEEEARQEAAKDLRSLHSSPCEWFVCDHERTRTRCFVIQGSDSLASWQANLFFEPTKFEGMEVLVHRGIYEAAKGIYEQFLPEIKDHLSRHGDRARLRFSGHSLGGSLSLLVGLMLLARGDVKLHHLLPVVTFGSPSVFCGGQRVLEELGLDEGFVRSVIMHRDIVPRAFSCDYPNHVAHVLKRLNGAFRSHPCLNNQKVLYSPLGKTYILQPDDQSSPFHPMLPPEAALYVLDGKNIAGSSSRATTKSALRAFVNSPHPLETLSDPRAYGSEGTILRDHDCSNYVKALNALLRQHTNSVRRRSRKQRFNQRWPLVAGPGTGLLPSHPCGSHRNPLLETPALVTNELSTGV
- the LOC135608210 gene encoding uncharacterized protein LOC135608210 is translated as MTWSKSGSGYRVQILPVRYWVCAAHKGLTHVNLSIWEFDAPLLAIGSRESKIARRRPVSAAPVDDGEMSTRRRDRRNPGGPTPTAPRPAATTAATSRSHHPLFSTPLLPLALFALAAIVLLLIMYRGGKTGLPEATSLALSVYERGLVKPNVAFQEILAENSRFSENRSRRHFPNPVLAYITPWNSRGYEKAKLFSSRLTHLSPVWYELKSEGKRLVLEGRHNADREWISKIRTSGNSLVLPRVVLEAFPVNLLLKKKWSKAIDIIIKECKDMGYDGIVLESWSRWAAYGVLHDPDMRNMGLDFIKELGKALHSLTSVESDNHPLELIYVIPAPRSQKLDEYDFGPQDLQQLCDAVDGFSLMTYDFSGPQSPGPNAPLSWIRSSLSMLFGDTNTGAHSHAHKILLGLNFYGNDFLVSEGSGGGAITGTDYISLLEKHRPVIRWDNTSAEHFFIYSHNNARHGVFYPSLLSLSMRLDEARVWGAGLSIWEIGQGLDYFFDLL